The Emcibacteraceae bacterium genome contains a region encoding:
- a CDS encoding acetyl-CoA carboxylase carboxyltransferase subunit alpha produces MQTYLDFEKSIAELESRIRDIKSLESGDEINIAEEVRRLEAKLDDLLRSTYAKLSSWEKIKVARHPDRPHLSDYIENLFTDFMELAGDRSYADDQAIIGGIGRFKGQSVMVVGHEKGNDTQSRIKHNFGMARPEGFRKAVRLFHLADQFKIPIVTFVDTAGAYPGIGAEERGQAEAIARSTEACLQVKVPLISIIVGEGGSGGAVALAVGNKVLMMEHAVYSVISPEGCASILWRTNEKAEDAANALKITAQDLLKLEVIDEVIPEPIGGAHRDHEKTMKAVGKAIDNALMEFSAIGPEKLRELRNEKFLNMGNISL; encoded by the coding sequence ATGCAAACCTATTTGGATTTTGAAAAATCTATCGCCGAACTGGAAAGCCGCATTCGCGACATTAAAAGTTTGGAAAGTGGTGATGAAATTAACATTGCCGAAGAAGTAAGACGACTGGAAGCAAAGCTTGATGACCTATTAAGGTCCACATATGCTAAATTGTCATCATGGGAAAAAATTAAAGTAGCCCGTCATCCTGACCGCCCTCATTTATCAGATTATATTGAAAATCTTTTTACGGATTTTATGGAGCTGGCAGGAGATCGAAGCTATGCTGATGATCAGGCTATTATTGGTGGCATTGGCCGTTTTAAAGGCCAGTCAGTCATGGTTGTCGGTCATGAGAAAGGTAATGATACTCAGAGCCGGATCAAACATAATTTTGGTATGGCACGGCCTGAGGGGTTCCGCAAAGCCGTAAGGCTTTTTCATCTTGCGGATCAGTTTAAAATTCCCATTGTGACTTTTGTCGATACGGCAGGAGCCTACCCCGGCATAGGGGCTGAAGAACGCGGTCAGGCGGAAGCAATTGCCCGATCAACCGAAGCCTGTCTTCAAGTAAAAGTGCCCCTCATCAGCATCATTGTTGGCGAAGGTGGGTCCGGTGGTGCCGTTGCTCTAGCGGTTGGTAATAAAGTTTTGATGATGGAACATGCCGTATACAGCGTTATTTCCCCGGAAGGCTGCGCCTCCATATTATGGCGCACCAACGAAAAGGCAGAAGATGCTGCTAATGCTCTTAAAATTACAGCACAAGACCTTCTGAAGCTGGAAGTAATTGACGAGGTTATTCCAGAACCTATCGGTGGCGCCCATCGGGATCATGAAAAAACCATGAAAGCAGTGGGTAAGGCAATTGATAATGCCTTGATGGAGTTTTCGGCGATAGGCCCTGAAAAATTAAGAGAACTCAGAAACGAGAAATTCCTCAATATGGGTAATATTTCTCTTTAG
- the secA gene encoding preprotein translocase subunit SecA, whose amino-acid sequence MLGMGKIAKKLFGTSNERYLKSLEPRINAINALEPEISALSDDALKAKTIEFRERLENGEKLDNLLIEAFAVVREAAKRTLGQRHYDVQLIGGIVLHEGKIAEMKTGEGKTLVSTLAGYLNALPGRGVHIVTVNDYLASRDSDWMGQIYRFLGMSVGSIVPNIADENRKAAYACDVTYATNNELGFDYLRDNMKFHPSAMAQREPYFAIVDEVDSILIDEARTPLIISGPTEDKSELYISINKIIPDLLPEDYDVDEKSRTISLTEEGMEHLEDILKKAGLIKTDNLYDYGNVAVVHHVNQALKAHKLFMAEKDYIVKNGEIILIDEFTGRMMDGRRLSEGLHQAIEAKEGVDIRTENQTLASVTFQNYFRLYEKLAGMTGTAATEEAEFADIYGLGVVEIPTNVDVARIDDHDEIYRTANEKYAAIVNRIEECHKTRQPILVGTVSIEKSEYISDMLKKRKIPHNVLNAKFHEAEAFIVSQAGREGAVTIATNMAGRGTDIQLGGNIDMRIEREVLEEDEAERQKHIEKIKEEVAAEKKVVKELGGLFVLGTERHESRRIDNQLRGRSGRQGDPGYSKFYLSMEDDLMRIFGGERMDSWMQKLGFEEGESLTHPWLNRAVEKSQEKVETRNYDIRKNLLKFDDVMNDQRKAIYEQRREVMTEENLEETIADMREHLIDDLLAVHVPARSYSENWDIQGLSIETKRIFGQDFGLAEWAGEDGIDSETFGDRLIDAANRLMAKRSVDIGPDIMRHLERTILLQSIDTHWKEHLAHLDHLRQVIQLRAYGQRNPLDEYKTEAFSMFEKMLANTRDNVAMLMAHVEIRREEEVPELAEPDRGSMLESHPGETLPPADGNPGQWKNTPRNALCPCGSGKKYKHCHGQVMPKVGRNDPCPCGSGKKYKHCHGVI is encoded by the coding sequence ATGCTGGGAATGGGCAAGATCGCCAAAAAATTATTTGGCACATCAAATGAACGATATTTAAAAAGCCTGGAGCCGCGCATCAATGCCATTAATGCTCTTGAGCCTGAAATTTCGGCCTTATCTGACGACGCACTAAAAGCCAAAACCATCGAATTTCGTGAGCGCCTTGAGAATGGTGAAAAGCTTGACAATTTGCTTATCGAAGCGTTTGCCGTCGTCCGGGAAGCAGCAAAAAGAACTCTAGGCCAACGCCATTATGATGTACAGCTGATCGGCGGAATTGTGCTTCATGAAGGAAAAATCGCCGAAATGAAAACGGGTGAGGGTAAAACACTTGTATCCACACTCGCCGGTTATCTAAATGCCCTACCGGGCCGTGGTGTTCATATTGTAACCGTCAATGATTATCTTGCCAGCCGCGATTCCGATTGGATGGGCCAGATTTACCGTTTCCTGGGTATGTCTGTCGGCAGTATTGTTCCGAACATTGCTGATGAAAACAGAAAAGCCGCTTATGCCTGTGATGTCACATACGCCACCAACAATGAGCTGGGGTTTGATTATCTGCGTGACAATATGAAATTTCACCCGAGTGCCATGGCACAGCGCGAGCCTTATTTTGCCATTGTTGACGAAGTGGACAGTATTTTAATCGATGAGGCGCGGACTCCATTGATTATTTCCGGCCCGACCGAAGACAAATCAGAACTTTATATTTCCATCAATAAAATAATTCCGGATCTATTGCCGGAAGATTATGACGTTGATGAGAAAAGCCGCACCATTTCCCTGACCGAAGAAGGCATGGAACATCTGGAAGATATCCTTAAAAAAGCAGGACTTATTAAAACCGACAATTTATATGATTATGGCAATGTGGCTGTGGTTCACCATGTCAATCAGGCGCTGAAAGCCCATAAATTGTTTATGGCGGAAAAAGACTATATCGTCAAAAATGGTGAAATTATCCTGATTGATGAATTTACCGGTCGTATGATGGATGGCCGACGCCTGTCAGAAGGACTTCATCAGGCAATTGAAGCAAAAGAAGGCGTAGATATCCGCACCGAGAACCAGACACTTGCTTCGGTTACTTTCCAGAATTACTTCCGGCTATATGAAAAGCTTGCCGGTATGACCGGTACCGCCGCAACCGAAGAGGCTGAATTTGCAGATATTTATGGATTGGGCGTTGTCGAAATTCCGACAAATGTTGATGTGGCACGGATTGATGACCATGACGAAATTTACCGCACAGCCAATGAAAAATATGCGGCCATTGTAAACCGAATAGAAGAATGCCACAAAACGAGACAACCAATTCTTGTTGGTACCGTAAGCATTGAAAAATCCGAATATATTTCAGATATGCTCAAGAAACGAAAAATTCCGCATAATGTTCTGAATGCCAAATTTCATGAGGCGGAAGCCTTTATTGTCAGTCAGGCCGGTCGTGAAGGAGCCGTAACTATCGCCACCAATATGGCTGGTCGCGGTACAGATATTCAGCTCGGTGGTAATATTGATATGCGCATTGAGCGTGAGGTTCTGGAAGAAGACGAGGCAGAACGTCAAAAGCATATTGAAAAAATTAAAGAGGAAGTGGCGGCCGAGAAAAAGGTTGTTAAAGAACTGGGTGGCCTTTTTGTTCTTGGAACTGAACGTCATGAAAGCCGAAGAATAGACAATCAGCTTCGTGGTCGGTCAGGTCGTCAGGGGGACCCTGGCTATTCAAAGTTTTATCTCAGCATGGAAGATGATCTTATGCGCATCTTTGGGGGAGAGCGCATGGACAGCTGGATGCAGAAGCTTGGCTTTGAAGAAGGCGAATCTCTCACCCATCCTTGGCTAAACCGTGCGGTTGAGAAATCGCAGGAAAAAGTTGAAACCCGAAATTATGATATCCGTAAAAACCTGCTTAAATTTGACGATGTGATGAATGACCAGCGAAAAGCCATTTATGAGCAACGCCGGGAAGTCATGACAGAAGAAAATCTTGAAGAAACCATTGCTGATATGCGTGAGCATCTGATTGATGATTTGCTGGCCGTACACGTGCCTGCGCGAAGCTATTCCGAAAATTGGGACATTCAGGGACTTTCCATTGAAACAAAGCGGATTTTCGGACAGGATTTTGGTCTTGCTGAATGGGCGGGTGAAGATGGTATCGACAGTGAAACTTTTGGTGATCGGTTAATTGATGCCGCCAACCGGTTAATGGCTAAAAGAAGTGTTGATATCGGTCCCGATATCATGCGTCATCTGGAAAGAACAATACTGCTTCAATCCATTGACACTCATTGGAAAGAACATCTAGCGCATCTTGACCATTTGCGTCAGGTAATTCAGTTAAGAGCCTATGGACAGAGAAATCCTCTGGATGAATATAAAACAGAGGCTTTTTCAATGTTTGAAAAAATGTTGGCCAATACGCGTGATAATGTTGCCATGCTGATGGCCCATGTTGAGATCAGAAGGGAAGAGGAAGTCCCGGAGCTGGCAGAGCCTGACCGGGGCAGTATGCTCGAAAGTCATCCTGGGGAAACTTTGCCCCCAGCAGACGGCAATCCGGGACAATGGAAAAACACACCACGCAATGCCCTATGCCCATGTGGCAGCGGTAAAAAATATAAACACTGCCATGGACAAGTTATGCCAAAAGTTGGCCGGAATGATCCATGCCCTTGCGGGAGTGGTAAAAAATACAAGCATTGCCATGGTGTGATATAA